The Acidobacteriota bacterium genome contains a region encoding:
- a CDS encoding transporter, with amino-acid sequence MRRQLRMISKNWIALVIFLAGCTVGPKYKRPQVVVPDVYRGVAADADKTSPASLGDEKWWTVFQDEQLQALIRSALAENYDVRIAAARVLQAQAVLGIRRADQFPTIVGGAAASNDRFQQTKNFPVFETSANSVSLSMAWELDFWGKFRKATEAARAALLASEWNKRAVMTTLVSSVASAYFQLREFDLEMEISRHALASRQDSLRLVKVRASGGVTSMLDVRQSEQLVYEAAAIIPDLERRIEQEENFISILIGKNAEALPRGKTLLENTFPPTVPAGLPSALLERRADIQAAEESLVAANARIGVAKAAYFPQITLTATAGYQSSALTSLFSGPAGTWSFGGQLVQPIFEAGRLRSGVRLAEAQKEELVLVYQQSIQQAFREISDALVGYRKDQEFREQQDLLTRSAQDATALSQSRYQGGVTSYLEVLDSDTRFFSAQLTLAQAQLNERLSLVQLYGALGGGWQQ; translated from the coding sequence ATGAGGAGGCAGTTAAGGATGATCAGTAAGAATTGGATCGCACTGGTAATTTTCCTTGCTGGTTGCACCGTCGGCCCGAAATATAAGCGACCGCAAGTTGTAGTTCCCGATGTGTATCGCGGGGTCGCTGCTGATGCCGACAAGACCAGTCCTGCATCGCTGGGAGACGAGAAATGGTGGACGGTTTTTCAGGACGAGCAGTTGCAAGCGCTGATCCGTAGCGCGTTAGCGGAGAACTACGATGTGCGAATCGCTGCCGCGCGTGTGCTCCAGGCTCAGGCAGTGCTAGGCATCCGTCGGGCAGACCAATTTCCGACGATTGTCGGCGGTGCTGCAGCCTCTAACGACCGATTCCAACAAACCAAGAATTTCCCAGTGTTTGAAACCAGCGCTAATAGCGTGAGTCTGTCCATGGCCTGGGAACTGGATTTCTGGGGAAAGTTCCGAAAGGCAACTGAGGCTGCCCGCGCCGCATTGCTGGCTAGCGAATGGAATAAGCGAGCAGTTATGACAACCCTCGTTAGTAGTGTGGCCAGCGCGTACTTTCAACTGCGCGAGTTTGACTTGGAGATGGAGATCTCGAGGCACGCGCTGGCGTCACGGCAAGACTCACTTCGCTTGGTGAAAGTTCGCGCTTCGGGTGGTGTTACTTCAATGCTGGATGTCCGGCAGTCGGAACAATTAGTGTACGAAGCAGCAGCAATCATTCCTGATTTGGAACGACGAATCGAACAGGAAGAAAATTTTATCAGCATTCTAATCGGCAAGAACGCGGAAGCACTTCCTCGCGGGAAGACACTCTTGGAAAACACCTTCCCTCCAACAGTTCCTGCCGGCCTTCCTTCAGCACTCCTGGAGCGACGAGCCGATATCCAAGCGGCCGAAGAATCGCTGGTTGCTGCCAACGCTCGCATCGGAGTTGCAAAGGCAGCGTATTTTCCTCAGATCACGCTAACCGCCACCGCTGGATACCAGAGTTCTGCACTGACCAGTCTTTTCTCAGGCCCCGCGGGAACGTGGAGTTTCGGAGGGCAGTTAGTCCAGCCAATTTTTGAGGCGGGAAGACTTCGCTCGGGAGTGAGATTGGCGGAGGCTCAGAAAGAAGAACTCGTACTGGTTTATCAGCAATCGATCCAGCAGGCATTCCGGGAAATCTCTGATGCACTGGTTGGCTACAGAAAAGACCAGGAGTTTCGGGAACAGCAGGATTTGCTTACCCGATCGGCGCAAGATGCCACTGCTCTATCGCAATCCCGCTATCAAGGTGGCGTTACCAGCTATCTCGAGGTGTTAGATAGCGACACTCGTTTCTTTTCTGCACAGTTGACGTTGGCTCAGGCGCAACTGAATGAGCGTTTGTCCCTTGTGCAGTTATATGGAGCGTTGGGCGGAGGATGGCAACAGTAG
- a CDS encoding class D sortase: protein MKPSFWLDRLLLLVGVALLAVYVGIRVDGFIHSRAHQRGSSVNFSLWSPKRIEEYQQALLSDSRAPVALLRIPKIGLEVPVLEGTDEVTLNRGVGHIVGTARPLESGNIGIAGHRDGFFRGLKDIMPGDLVELESGDAHASYAVDEIEIVLPSDSSVLQPRSKSAITLVTCYPFYFVGSAPNRFIVHASLTQGIPATTAQAASEAPAVSNENN, encoded by the coding sequence ATGAAACCAAGCTTTTGGCTGGATCGATTGCTGTTGCTTGTCGGCGTTGCGTTATTGGCCGTCTATGTCGGAATCCGTGTTGACGGCTTCATTCATTCGCGCGCACATCAGCGCGGGTCCTCCGTTAACTTCAGCCTGTGGTCTCCGAAACGAATTGAGGAATACCAACAGGCATTATTGTCGGATTCCAGAGCGCCTGTGGCCCTATTGCGAATTCCGAAAATTGGGCTGGAAGTACCTGTTTTGGAGGGAACAGATGAGGTGACATTGAATCGAGGAGTCGGGCACATCGTGGGAACAGCGCGTCCGCTCGAATCCGGCAACATCGGGATCGCAGGACATCGCGACGGATTCTTTCGCGGGCTGAAAGACATTATGCCGGGGGACCTTGTCGAGCTCGAAAGCGGCGATGCGCACGCGTCCTATGCTGTGGATGAGATTGAAATCGTTTTACCAAGTGACAGTTCAGTGCTTCAGCCGCGCAGTAAATCCGCAATAACGCTGGTTACTTGCTATCCCTTTTATTTCGTCGGAAGCGCGCCAAATCGCTTCATCGTACACGCTTCACTTACGCAGGGTATTCCGGCCACAACTGCCCAGGCAGCATCTGAAGCTCCCGCCGTGAGCAACGAGAACAACTAG
- a CDS encoding hydrophobe/amphiphile efflux-1 family RND transporter yields MAKFFINRPIVAIVIAILMVVIGIVAMLGLPTAQFPNIADPMIQVKATYPGADAQTIAESVATPIEQQMSGVTGMNYMYSLSASSGGGSSLYVDFRLGTDVNTDQILSQMRTGQANSQLPSEVVQQGVIVQPGTTAPFMLLDLYSPNGTYDNIFLANYATINLQYALTRVSGVSQVQIFGAGPYAMRIWVNPDRLARLGVTVSDITSAVKAQNKVNPAGQVGGEPVPSGQQFTYNVRAPGRLPTVEEFGEIVVRAQLDGSLLRLKDVARIELGSQYYSYLARLGVADERKPAQPAALIALYLTPGSNALQTRAAVLKMMGEAKGRFPQGLNYIVALDTTLAVSEGIHEIYKTLVEALVLVIVVVYIFLQGVRATLIPLLAVPVSLIGTFAVFPMLGFSINTLSLFGLVLAIGLVVDDAIVVVEAVEHHIEHGMSPHDATIKAMEEVSGPVIAIALILAAVFVPTAFVPGITGQLYKQFAVTIAVSVIFSAFNALTLSPALSAMLLRPRKPARGPLGAFFRWFNRVFGRTTDGYVSWCAHLIHKAAFAFLLLGLLTVGAMFFGKKTPKSFLPDEDQGYIYAGLQLPDASSLQRSSEAAKEVEKALMETPGVEYVSSVMGYSMLSGVNATYSSFFFVSLKPWEERKTPETSYDGIKAHLQSVLSKVSSGIAFSFPPPAIPGVGTSGGATFLLEDRSGSGVDFLAKNAKQFVAEARKRPELSGVMTTALFGVPQVGIKVDNAKAMTQQIELSSLYETVQAFMGGALVNYFNRFGLQWQVYVQADGDFRAKAENVGKFYVRNAAGGMVPLSTLTTTYPRSGAEFMMRYNLFNCVQINAAAAPGYSSAQAMAALEDVFRKSMPNEMGFDYMGMSYQEQKAAQGVSPAAIFGMAFFVVFLIMAAQYESWSLPFSVLLGTPVAVFGAFLFLWMRGLENNVYAQIGLVMLIGLGAKNAILIVEFAKVEFDKGKSAEEAALIGAKLRLRPILMTSFAFILGCVPLWKAAGAGAISRQVLGTGVIGGMLAASVLAIFLIPVSFDVVARLAHRNRAKKPVPVIKAAAA; encoded by the coding sequence ATGGCGAAATTTTTTATCAACCGGCCCATCGTTGCAATCGTGATTGCAATCCTGATGGTTGTGATCGGCATCGTGGCGATGCTCGGCCTGCCAACGGCGCAGTTTCCCAACATCGCCGATCCAATGATCCAGGTGAAGGCCACCTATCCAGGAGCCGACGCGCAGACGATTGCAGAGTCGGTAGCGACGCCGATTGAGCAACAGATGTCTGGCGTCACCGGCATGAATTACATGTATTCATTGAGTGCCAGTTCGGGAGGCGGAAGCAGCCTTTACGTCGACTTCCGACTGGGCACAGATGTCAACACCGACCAGATCCTGTCGCAAATGCGGACAGGACAAGCCAACTCGCAGTTGCCCAGTGAAGTGGTGCAGCAAGGCGTGATTGTGCAGCCCGGTACAACCGCCCCTTTCATGCTGCTCGATCTCTATTCGCCAAATGGTACGTACGACAATATCTTCCTGGCGAATTACGCCACCATTAATTTGCAGTATGCACTCACACGAGTTTCGGGTGTCTCGCAGGTTCAGATCTTCGGCGCCGGCCCTTACGCAATGCGCATTTGGGTGAATCCTGACCGGCTGGCCAGACTCGGAGTGACGGTCTCTGACATCACCAGCGCAGTCAAAGCGCAAAACAAAGTGAATCCGGCTGGGCAGGTTGGTGGAGAGCCGGTTCCGTCGGGCCAGCAATTTACTTACAACGTGCGAGCTCCCGGCCGGCTGCCAACAGTGGAAGAGTTTGGTGAGATCGTGGTCCGTGCTCAGCTCGACGGGTCGCTGCTGCGGTTGAAGGACGTAGCGCGAATCGAATTGGGATCACAATACTATTCCTATCTCGCGCGGTTAGGGGTGGCAGACGAACGTAAGCCAGCCCAGCCCGCTGCGCTCATCGCCTTATATCTAACTCCGGGAAGCAACGCCTTGCAGACGCGAGCCGCCGTCCTCAAGATGATGGGCGAGGCGAAAGGAAGATTTCCGCAAGGACTGAACTACATTGTTGCACTGGATACAACGCTCGCGGTAAGCGAGGGTATTCACGAAATCTACAAGACCTTAGTAGAGGCTCTGGTCCTGGTCATTGTAGTGGTCTACATCTTTCTCCAAGGGGTCAGGGCCACTCTCATTCCACTACTCGCCGTGCCGGTTTCCCTGATCGGAACCTTTGCTGTTTTCCCCATGCTGGGCTTCTCCATCAATACTTTGTCTCTTTTTGGCCTTGTGCTTGCGATTGGACTCGTAGTCGATGACGCCATTGTCGTGGTCGAGGCAGTGGAACACCATATCGAACATGGAATGTCGCCTCATGACGCGACTATCAAAGCCATGGAGGAAGTCTCTGGACCAGTGATCGCCATTGCTTTGATTCTGGCCGCAGTCTTTGTTCCTACAGCATTTGTCCCCGGCATCACGGGCCAGCTTTATAAACAGTTCGCAGTCACGATTGCCGTGTCGGTAATCTTTTCAGCTTTTAACGCGCTGACGCTCAGTCCCGCGCTCTCAGCCATGCTATTGCGTCCGAGAAAACCCGCGCGAGGTCCCCTCGGCGCTTTCTTCCGCTGGTTCAACCGTGTATTCGGGCGCACTACCGATGGGTATGTAAGTTGGTGCGCGCACCTTATTCATAAGGCTGCTTTTGCCTTTCTTCTGCTTGGCTTGCTAACCGTCGGTGCGATGTTCTTTGGCAAGAAGACTCCCAAGAGCTTTCTACCCGACGAAGATCAGGGTTACATCTACGCCGGTCTGCAATTACCCGATGCCTCCTCCCTACAGCGCTCGTCTGAAGCCGCCAAGGAAGTTGAGAAGGCGCTTATGGAGACGCCTGGAGTCGAATACGTCAGTTCCGTTATGGGATACAGCATGTTGAGCGGCGTAAACGCCACCTATAGCTCGTTCTTTTTTGTGTCGCTGAAGCCCTGGGAGGAACGCAAGACTCCGGAAACGAGTTACGACGGTATCAAGGCCCACTTGCAAAGCGTGCTCTCCAAAGTTTCCTCGGGAATTGCGTTCTCGTTTCCGCCACCCGCGATTCCTGGCGTGGGAACCTCAGGAGGAGCAACTTTCCTTCTGGAAGACCGGTCGGGGAGTGGCGTGGACTTTCTTGCAAAGAACGCGAAGCAGTTCGTGGCCGAAGCGCGCAAGCGCCCCGAATTGTCTGGAGTGATGACAACGGCTCTGTTTGGAGTGCCCCAGGTTGGCATAAAAGTTGACAACGCAAAAGCGATGACCCAGCAGATCGAACTCAGCAGCCTGTATGAAACCGTGCAGGCTTTCATGGGCGGTGCGCTGGTCAATTACTTCAATCGTTTCGGTCTGCAATGGCAGGTGTATGTCCAGGCAGATGGTGACTTTCGCGCGAAGGCGGAAAATGTTGGCAAGTTTTATGTCAGGAATGCTGCAGGGGGGATGGTTCCGCTCAGTACGCTCACGACAACGTATCCGCGCAGTGGCGCTGAGTTCATGATGCGTTACAACCTGTTCAACTGTGTACAGATCAATGCTGCAGCAGCGCCTGGCTACAGCTCGGCACAGGCCATGGCTGCGCTGGAGGATGTCTTTCGCAAGTCGATGCCAAACGAGATGGGCTTCGATTACATGGGCATGTCGTACCAGGAGCAAAAGGCGGCGCAGGGAGTTTCGCCGGCTGCGATCTTTGGGATGGCCTTCTTCGTTGTCTTTCTCATAATGGCAGCCCAATACGAGAGCTGGTCACTGCCTTTCAGTGTGCTGCTGGGGACGCCTGTCGCCGTCTTCGGGGCATTCCTGTTCCTGTGGATGCGCGGACTCGAGAACAACGTGTACGCCCAAATCGGGCTGGTCATGCTGATCGGGTTAGGTGCGAAGAATGCCATTTTGATTGTGGAGTTTGCGAAAGTGGAGTTCGACAAAGGAAAGTCTGCAGAGGAAGCGGCGCTGATCGGAGCGAAGCTGCGTCTGCGACCGATCCTAATGACGTCTTTTGCCTTCATTCTTGGCTGCGTGCCGCTATGGAAAGCCGCCGGCGCCGGAGCCATTTCGCGGCAGGTACTCGGCACTGGTGTCATAGGAGGCATGCTCGCAGCTTCAGTTCTGGCCATTTTCCTCATTCCAGTGAGCTTTGATGTGGTTGCGCGACTAGCTCACCGCAACCGCGCTAAGAAACCTGTACCTGTAATCAAAGCAGCGGCGGCCTAG
- a CDS encoding efflux transporter periplasmic adaptor subunit: MAKPLSNQKEILMRIPSKLQSFFFTHSSINLKVLVGGLLGLLLAGCAEKQAAGPPPPDVQVAEVEQRDVPVYGEWVAQLNGPINSDITPKVQGYLLSQDYVNGSLVKKGQLLFQVDPRPLQAALDQAKAEVGRADSTMTRANNDVTRDTPLAAQSAIPQKQLDDDVANVNSAKAGLAAAKAGQEQAELNLGWTKVYSPVDGIAGVANSQIGDLVGTTTKMATVSQIDPIWAYFNISETLYLSFAQQISKVLTRGNVRTPVSVEYLQANDAPYPFKGKIIFVNREITAGTGTIQLAAAFANKDAILRPGGFGRVRVQTTTAKDALLIPQAAVIEVQSQYQVIVVGSDNKATIRPVKVGDRVGTSWIVAAGLKPGERVVVEGIQRVQTFAAQAPQLVKEGVPVSPKPYVVPSAEGN; encoded by the coding sequence ATGGCCAAGCCGCTCTCTAACCAGAAGGAGATTCTGATGCGGATCCCATCCAAGCTCCAATCTTTCTTCTTCACACACTCTTCTATCAACCTTAAGGTGCTTGTGGGTGGACTTTTGGGCCTCCTGCTTGCAGGGTGTGCTGAAAAGCAAGCAGCGGGTCCGCCGCCGCCTGATGTCCAAGTTGCGGAGGTGGAGCAACGGGATGTTCCCGTTTACGGCGAATGGGTAGCGCAACTGAACGGGCCGATTAATTCCGACATTACGCCCAAGGTGCAAGGCTACCTGCTCAGCCAGGACTATGTGAATGGATCGCTGGTTAAGAAGGGACAACTGCTGTTTCAAGTAGATCCGCGGCCTCTTCAGGCGGCGCTGGATCAGGCCAAAGCAGAAGTGGGCCGGGCCGACTCAACCATGACCAGGGCAAACAACGATGTCACACGCGATACACCATTAGCTGCCCAGAGCGCCATCCCGCAAAAACAGCTGGATGATGACGTTGCGAATGTGAATTCTGCTAAAGCAGGATTGGCGGCAGCGAAGGCGGGGCAAGAGCAGGCTGAGCTCAACCTGGGATGGACAAAGGTCTATTCGCCGGTGGACGGCATCGCCGGAGTTGCAAACTCTCAGATCGGCGACTTAGTCGGAACTACGACGAAAATGGCCACAGTTTCGCAAATCGACCCGATTTGGGCCTACTTCAACATCAGCGAAACTCTGTATCTCAGCTTCGCGCAGCAAATTTCTAAAGTGTTAACCAGGGGAAATGTTAGGACACCCGTATCTGTCGAATATTTGCAGGCGAACGACGCTCCTTATCCGTTTAAGGGAAAGATCATTTTTGTAAACCGCGAAATCACCGCGGGCACGGGAACAATTCAATTGGCGGCTGCATTCGCAAATAAGGACGCGATCCTTCGACCCGGAGGATTTGGGCGCGTGCGCGTGCAAACTACTACTGCCAAGGATGCTTTGTTGATTCCTCAGGCGGCCGTGATTGAGGTGCAATCGCAATACCAGGTCATCGTGGTCGGCTCTGACAATAAGGCCACGATCCGGCCCGTGAAAGTGGGAGATCGCGTCGGCACCAGCTGGATTGTTGCGGCGGGATTGAAGCCGGGCGAACGAGTGGTTGTCGAAGGCATTCAGAGAGTACAGACGTTCGCAGCGCAAGCGCCTCAGCTAGTAAAAGAAGGAGTTCCCGTCAGTCCGAAACCGTACGTGGTCCCCTCGGCCGAAGGCAATTAA
- a CDS encoding VWA domain-containing protein, whose product MIEAGPCLQSILNTRLYILSACLGAALAFTASASAQSEDEVHVVPRPGTMEASERATDTGRPLGSTNHLKLRPERLRVDVDVVLVPVVVTDTLNRPVTGLTKDSFELLDDGEKQKIHFFSLDDDALSMALVLDISNSMVNRVSVEREALEKFFQNANPEDEYFAVGVSSSPLLLADSAQGIGDIQSQLALVQPAGYTALLDSIYFALNKLRSARYARRAILIISDGGENDSRFNFREIKALAEESDVTVYAIRPVDALPVFRTIEEKLGNRLLSGITDVTGGRTVSLGYSDNIAGAAAAISTELRNQYVLGYHPTERSHTGKSHRIKVRMAKSTDSVAVHLQYRKQYSSR is encoded by the coding sequence ATGATCGAAGCTGGCCCCTGCCTACAAAGCATCCTTAATACCCGTCTGTACATTTTGTCAGCCTGCCTGGGTGCTGCCTTAGCGTTTACCGCTTCGGCTAGCGCGCAGTCTGAAGATGAGGTGCACGTGGTGCCGCGGCCCGGCACGATGGAAGCTTCTGAGCGCGCGACGGACACCGGCCGCCCCCTGGGCTCCACTAACCATTTAAAGCTTCGACCGGAACGCCTTCGCGTTGACGTCGACGTGGTTCTAGTGCCGGTCGTCGTTACAGATACGCTCAACCGCCCAGTCACTGGTCTCACCAAGGACAGCTTTGAACTCCTCGATGACGGAGAAAAGCAGAAAATTCACTTCTTTTCCTTGGACGATGACGCCCTCTCGATGGCTTTGGTCTTGGATATCAGCAATAGCATGGTTAATAGGGTCTCTGTGGAACGCGAGGCGTTGGAAAAATTCTTCCAGAACGCAAACCCTGAAGACGAATATTTCGCAGTTGGTGTCTCCAGCTCACCTTTACTGCTCGCAGACTCCGCGCAGGGGATCGGCGACATCCAATCGCAACTCGCCCTCGTACAACCTGCTGGTTATACCGCTCTACTCGATTCGATCTATTTTGCTTTGAACAAATTGCGATCCGCGCGCTATGCGCGAAGAGCCATTTTGATCATTTCCGACGGCGGAGAGAACGATAGTCGATTCAACTTTCGAGAAATTAAGGCTCTTGCCGAAGAATCGGACGTAACTGTCTACGCGATTCGCCCTGTCGATGCCCTGCCTGTGTTCCGCACGATCGAAGAAAAGTTAGGAAATCGCCTTTTGTCTGGGATTACCGACGTAACTGGTGGACGCACAGTCTCTCTGGGATACAGCGACAATATTGCCGGTGCGGCCGCAGCAATCAGTACGGAACTCAGGAACCAGTATGTACTCGGGTACCATCCGACCGAGCGTTCCCACACTGGGAAATCGCACAGAATTAAGGTGCGGATGGCGAAATCCACAGATTCAGTCGCCGTGCACCTGCAGTATAGGAAGCAATACTCAAGCCGATAG